In one Fusarium falciforme chromosome 5, complete sequence genomic region, the following are encoded:
- a CDS encoding Inositol-3-phosphate synthase — protein MAPHAEVGTGSSNGAYTNGRGSSAHQDLFTVNSPNVTYTDAEIRSKYTYRTTKVDVDANGKYVATPNETLYDFKVDRKIPKVGMMLVGWGGNNGTTVTAGILANRRQLSWETKEGPRESNYYGSVVMGSTLKLGTDAKTHQEVNIPFHNILPMVHPNDLVIGGWDISKLNLAQAMDRAQVLEPTLKAQVKKEMAEMVPLPSIYYPDFIAANQEDRADNVLEGTKASMAHVEQLRKDIRDFKAKNGLDKVIVMWTANTERYADLIQGVNDTADNLLKAIEQGHEEVAPSTVFAVACILEGAPFINGSPQNTFVPGAIELAEKHNAFIGGDDFKSGQTKMKSALVDFLINAGIKLTSIASYNHLGNNDGKNLSSQKQFRSKEISKSNVVDDMVEANHVLYKKGEHPDHCVVIKYMPAVADNKRALDEYYAEIFMGGHQTISMFNICEDSLLASPLIIDLVIIAEMMSRIQWKAASTDGAATTEYKSFHSVLSVLSYMLKAPLTPPGTPVVNALAKQRAALTNIFRACVGLEPESDMTLEHKLF, from the exons ATGGCTCCTCACGCGGAAGTCGGCACGGGCTCCTCGAACGGGGCTTACACCAACGGCCGAGGCTCTTCGGCCCACCAGGACCTCTTCACCGTCAACTCCCCCAATGTCACCTACACTGATGCGGAGATTCGCTCCAAGTACACCTACCGCACCACCAAAGTCGACGTTGACGCCAATGGCAAGTATGTTGCTACTCCCAATGAGACCCTCTACGACTTCAAGGTCGACCGCAAGATTCCCAAGGTCGGCATGATGCTGGTCGGCTGGGGCGGCAACAACGGTACCACCGTCACCGCCGGCATCCTCGCCAACCGCCGCCAGCTCTCCTGGGAGACCAAGGAGGGTCCTCGCGAGTCCAACTACTATGGTTCCGTTGTCATGGGCTCGACCCTCAAGCTCGGTACCGATGCCAAGACCCACCAGGAAGTCAATATCCCCTTCCACAACATCTTGCCCATGGTCCACCCCAATGACCTCGTCATCGGCGGTTGGGACATTAGCAAGCTGAACCTGGCTCAGGCCATGGACCGCGCTCAGGTCCTTGAGCCTACTCTCAAGgcccaggtcaagaaggagatggctGAGATGGTTCCTCTTCCCTCCATCTACTACCCTGACTTCATTGCTGCCAACCAGGAGGATCGCGCCGACAACGTCCTCGAGGGTACCAAGGCTTCCATGGCTCACGTTGAGCAGCTCCGCAAGGACATTCGTgacttcaaggccaagaacggCCTCGACAAGGTCATTGTCATGTGGACTGCCAACACTGAGCGCTATGCCGACCTCATCCAGGGTGTCAACGACACGGCTGACAACCTtctcaaggccattgagcAGGGTCATGAGGAGGTTGCTCCCTCGACCGTCTTTGCTGTCGCCTGTATCCTTGAGGGCGCCCCCTTCATCAACGGTTCTCCCCAGAACACCTTTGTCCCTGGTGCCATTGAGCTTGCCGAGAAGCACAACGCCTTcattggtggtgatgacttCAAGTCTGGCCAGACCAAGATGAAGTCGGCTCTTGTTGActtcctcatcaacgccggTATCAAGTTGACCTCTATTGCCAGCTACAACCATCTTGGCAACAATGACGGCAAGAACCTGAGCTCCCAGAAGCAGTTCCGCTCCAAGGAGATTTCCAAGTCCAATGTCGTTGACGACATGGTCGAGGCTAACCACGTGCTGTACAAGAAGGGTGAGCATCCCGACCACTGTGTTGTGATCAAGTACATGCCCGCGGTTGCCGACAACAAGCGTGCTCTCGATGAGTACTACGCTGAGATTTTCATGGGTGGCCACCAGACCATTTC GATGTTTAACATCTGCGAGGACTCTCTCCTTGCTTCTCCCCTGATCATCGACCTGGTCATCATCGCTGAGATGATGTCTCGTATCCAGTGGAAGGCTGCGTCTACTGACGGAGCTGCCACCACTGAGTACAAGAGCTTCCACAGCGTCCTGAGTGTGCTCAGCTACATGCTCAAGGCTCCTCTGACTCCTCCCGGCACCCCGGTTGTCAACGCTCTTGCCAAGCAGCGCGCGGCTTTGACCAACATCTTCCGCGCCTGTGTCGGTCTTGAGCCTGAGTCTGACATGACCCTTGAGCACAAGCTCTTCTAA
- a CDS encoding ABC1 domain-containing protein — translation MKAFSISTLATRVAARPWTCSTCRSQLVRSKAFQNVRAKGFASGRSSRGANGRRTGPNRAVLYASAGAATVGVSTLAFTDEIKSGYEAAERTGRVAVALAVCINDYRTTLNARETTVDEQEQDNLLNACHKRCAERTLVVLEKNGGIFIKLGQHLSAMNYLLPPEWTTTFIPLQDKCPVSSFELVEEMFRKDTGEELWDYFSEFASEPIGAASLAQVHLATIKDSGRKVAVKVQHPELEAWAPLDLALTRYTFSTLKRFFPEYDLEWLSSEMDVSLPKELDFQEEANNARRMKEHFAKIPHLPLVIPEVIWAKKRILVMACESGRRLDDLEFLDSNGIDRDEVSATLARIFNEMIFGDGAPLHCDPHGGNIAIRKNTSRRSLGRGPNFDVILYDHGLYRDIDLPLRRSYAKMWLAVIDGDMDRMKKYAHEVAGIEDKDFPLFASAITGRDYSIVSKSGSILQTRTADEEKTMTGALQEGLIVDLVQLLSRVPRIILLILKTNDLTRSLDENLQTRQGPIRSFMILARYCTRTVFHEQLEEIHRNGSFLWPLNAIRVFAAWVGFMRVEVKLEAFELWLFAKRMLGLRSVEFSGAAL, via the exons ATGAAGGCCTTTTCCATCTCGACCCTTGCGACCCGTGTCGCCGCTCGACCATGGACCTGCTCGACCTGCCGGAGCCAATTGGTCCGCAGTAAGGCCTTCCAGAACGTCAGGGCAAAGGGTTTCGCCTCGGGGAGGTCCTCGCGAGGTGCCAATGGCCGGAGAACAGGCCCCAACCGCGCTGTTCTGTATGCCTCGGCTGGCGCTGCGACTGTGGGCGTGAGCACCCTCGCCTTTACCGACGAGATCAAGAGCGGCTACGAGGCAGCGGAGCGGACGGGCAGAGTCGCAGTTGCGCTCGCCGTGTGTATCAATGA TTACCGAACGACGTTGAATGCTAGAGAGACGACCGTAGACGAGCAAGAGCAAGATAACCTGCTAAACGCCTGCCATAAACGATGCGCCGAACGAACTCTTGTTGTACTAGAAAAGAATGGCGGTATCTTTATCAAACTCGGCCAGCACTTG AGCGCCATGAACTATCTCCTACCCCCCGAGTGGACCACCACATTCATACCCCTACAGGATAAATGCCCCGTGTCGTCGTTTGAGCTGGTTGAGGAAATGTTTCGCAAGGATACGGGAGAGGAACTGTGGGACTACTTCTCCGAATTCGCTTCCGAGCCCATCGGCGCTGCCTCTCTCGCCCAGGTGCATCTTGCAACGATAAAGGATTCGGGTCGAAAGGTGGCCGTCAAGGTTCAGCATCCGGAGCTGGAGGCCTGGGCTCCCCTGGATCTCGCTCTCACCAGGTACACCTTTTCGACCTTGAAGCGGTTCTTCCCCGAGTACGACCTCGAATGGCTGTCTTCCGAGATGGACGTTTCTCTTCCCAAGGAGCTGGACTTTCAAGAGGAGGCCAACAATGCCCGGCGGATGAAGGAGCACTTTGCAAAGATCCCCCATTTGCCGCTGGTTATCCCAGAGGTGATATGGGCCAAGAAGCGGATCCTGGTCATGGCCTGCGAGTCTGGACGACGTCTTGACGACCTGGAGTTTCTGGACAGCAACGGCATTGACCGTGATGAAGTGTCAGCTACGCTGGCCCGCATCTTCAACGAGATGATCTTTGGCGACGGCGCACCCTTGCACTGCGATCCTCACGGTGGCAACATTGCCATCCGCAAAAACACTTCTCGTCGGTCTCTAGGACGGGGTCCCAACTTTGATGTGATCCTGTACGACCACGGTCTCTACCGTGACATTGACCTTCCCCTGCGGAGGTCATACGCCAAGATGTGGCTCGCAGTCATTGATGGTGACATGGACCGCATGAAGAAGTACGCCCACGAGGTGGCCGGCATCGAGGACAAGGACTTTCCCCTCTTTGCGTCCGCCATCACTGGTCGTGACTACAGCATCGTCAGCAAGTCTGGCTCTATTCTTCAGACTCGCACAGCCGATGAGGAAAAGACCATGACGGGTGCTCTTCAGGAGGGTCTCATCGTGGACCTCGTCCAGCTCCTCAGCCGAGTCCCGCGCATCATCCTTTTAATCCTCAAGACCAACGACCTCACCCGCAGCCTGGACGAGAACCTCCAGACGAGACAGGGTCCCATCCGTTCCTTCATGATCCTCGCTCGGTACTGCACCCGTACCGTCTTCCACGAGCAGCTCGAAGAAATCCACCGGAACGGCTCCTTCCTCTGGCCACTCAACGCCATACGGGTGTTCGCCGCCTGGGTGGGCTTCATGCGTGTAGAGGTCAAGCTGGAGGCGTTTGAGCTGTGGTTGTTTGCCAAGAGGATGCTGGGCCTGCGGAGCGTCGAGTTTTCGGGGGCGGCGTTGTAA
- a CDS encoding MRC1 domain-containing protein codes for MATTPRSSSPASSVGSPEQPQLSPRAQLKALLEAGSSDDEASPSQEATKTKSPQRKRDIDLTQLSTQNEDASDDESEEEIRPRGRLASRMQAVTKAPQVAEATTNNKKTTARDRVRKMFELEKEAQKEQNADMPDAQSEEDDLPVAPRRLFRRAPQSPAANGSTRASRERSPALFVSSPVRPSPSKSTHADSDSEGYLPPKERLMALAERKARERRAEEAAEEARKAERLARQEELAQELEQMASDDNDSGITDDEGGRRLTQTDRPKIRKASKKAIEEMNRETQRMARNMQLTHEAKTRKKITKNSLFERFNYRPAGEPEPKIVSSSRGATPHSDVEMQDAETPPSSPPAAKQVAEPVAEVVDEDMELSNPDSLAKSAKLKLDKGKGKAIDIPDRQQPAKKPRRQVRVKLPPARVNVTMLDSDDELEITTTVQDRVRAVFDNVPSKKTQEHNSIHTLKALAQLKSPGKETRRRDDHGMTVGELQSYLQQKARQQAKVERERRIEMLKAQGVVIQTAEERERQMQEVDDIVAKAREEAQKIMQEERAAAKKEKKENGEVDPLAWDDSDDEEYQASGNEADAEVSAVELSGSEEEDEESDEEADSNPLLEAEAEDAESEASADDAEDSTPLVSQDVHEDADDLPVLHKRRTRKPIAIISDDEDEDIVKSTPKAVKAAVHTSPTVPNTQSPAAPTSVLRSAKKTFIPGLPVQGPAGLGLTQIFAGTMDDSQMDSANGPTQSMMPDFDHFPDSNFSATMDEPMEDMIMDSQKDDTQKTTQGVALNFSQSQMRGLDSLLREESTQLSEMIELSQDGGLQDHTPLKDRFIEVPVSTVDTVMADAEEAGPDSPLVRRGRLRRRMETPLRIEETPEPTAAEKTNTAFSKLKEGAEKEKKRKAQEAFNHKKSKAKEMVEEQAEESEDEYAGLGGADGEDSDNESVASLKEIIDDAAGNDVDEAKLAAFYADRERAEDEKQVEKLFKDITTGMLRRKRGAGYDLDDSDDDGEARRRMKRRQFAKMQKALFADERVKKIAENPGNQAFLRTIEDRGSDDEMDFLDAPEEPNESSQQSQSQEEDSNTSNTVPDSQPRKTLGSADNRPPAHMRRTKDGKKPSNIGEVRETLSNLLEEPHGSVIPATEVGSDSEGEEEAAPHGHSEKENDGPNPRRGRVAVVDRISLKRNNSSSVSTGRMAFGSSSTSSFKVPALLRRATTNSLVSGSTSTTSSGTSTPTSGFGEEAKIKKGATKKSGVHAFARDSERRAKLEESERRREERKVKGAERRIGVVGGLLGRGTFE; via the exons ATGGCTACTACCCCTCGATCTTCGTCCCCTGCGTCGTCAGTCGGGTCACCAGAGCAACCGCAACTATCACCGCGAGCTCAGCTCAAAGCCCTCCTAGAAGCCGGGagcagcgacgacgaagcCTCCCCTTCACAAGAAGCCACAAAGACCAAGTCGCCACAGCGGAAACGAGACATCGACCTCACACAATTATCTACACAAAATGAGGATGCATCTGATGATGAGTCCGAGGAAGAGATTAGACCTCGCGGCAGGCTCGCGTCGAGGATGCAGGCCGTGACCAAGGCACCACAGGTAGCAGAGGCCACGACCAACAACAAGAAAACAACAGCCCGAGACCGCGTGAGGAAGATGTTtgagctcgagaaggaggcaCAGAAAGAGCAAAATGCCGATATGCCCGATGCTCAGTCGGAAGAGGATGACCTCCCCGTTGCTCCCCGGAGATTATTCCGCCGAGCACCACAATCACCAGCTGCCAATGGCTCAACTCGAGCGTCCAGAGAACGCAGCCCGGCCCTTTTCGTATCATCACCCGTTCGTCCCTCGCCCTCCAAATCAACCCACGCCGACTCCGACTCTGAAGGCTATTTGCCCCCTAAGGAACGTCTCATGGCACTCGCCGAGCGCAAGGCGCGAGAGAGGCGCGCCGAagaggctgccgaggaaGCACGGAAGGCCGAGCGACTTGCCCGGCAAGAGGAGCTTGCGCAGGAGCTCGAGCAAATGGCTTCGGACGACAACGACTCCGGCATCACTGACGATGAGGGTGGCCGCCGGCTTACGCAAACCGACCGGCCCAAGATCAGGAAGGCAAGCAagaaggccatcgaggagatGAACCGGGAAACCCAGAGGATGGCGAGAAACATGCAGCTCACACATGAGGccaagacgaggaagaagatcaCCAAGAACAGCCTGTTCGAGCGCTTCAACTACCGTCCTGCTGGCGAGCCAGAACCCAAGATTGTCAGCTCGAGCAGGGGCGCCACGCCTCACAGCGATGTCGAGATGCAGGATGCGGAGACACCTCCCAGCTCGCCGCCGGCGGCCAAGCAGGTTGCTGAGCCCGTGGCCGAGGTGGTCGACGAGGACATGGAATTGTCAAACCCCGATAGCCTGGCAAAGTCTGCCAAGCTCAAGTTGGACAAGGGCAAAGGGAAAGCCATCGATATCCCTGATCGCCAGCAACCCGCCAAAAAGCCTCGTCGCCAGGTTCGCGTCAAGCTTCCTCCTGCTAGAGTCAACGTCACCATGTTGGACTCGGATGATGAACTTGAGATCACCACAACCGTTCAGGACCGGGTCAGAGCCGTTTTCGACAATGTTCCCTCCAAGAAGACCCAAGAGCACAACTCTATCCATACCTTGAAAGCTCTTGCTCAACTCAAGTCCCCTGGCAAGGAGACAAGGCGACGAGACGATCACGGCATGACTGTAGGCGAACTTCAGTCCTACCTTCAGCAGAAGGCCCGTCAGCAAGCCAAGGTGGAGCGTGAGCGGAGAatcgagatgctcaaggccCAGGGTGTCGTTATCCAGACTGCAGAGGAGCGCGAGCGCCAGATGCAGGAGGTCGATGACATTGTTGCCAAAGCACGAGAGGAGGCACAGAAGATTATGCAGGAAGAGCGAGCTGCTgcaaagaaggaaaagaaggagaatGGAGAGGTTGATCCCCTTGCTTGGGatgacagcgacgacgaggaataCCAGGCGTCTGGCAATGAAGCTGATGCGGAGGTGTCAGCTGTTGAGCTGTCTGGatctgaagaggaggacgaagagTCTGATGAAGAGGCAGACAGCAACCCTCTACTCGAGGCTGAAGCAGAAGACGCGGAATCGGAAGCATCTGCCGACGATGCTGAGGACTCAACTCCTCTTGTCAGCCAGGACGTTCATGAAGATGCAGATGACCTCCCAGTCCTGCACAAGCGACGAACGCGGAAACCCATCGCCATTATctctgacgatgaggacgaagacaTCGTCAAGTCGACACCGAAGGCCGTCAAGGCCGCTGTGCATACATCACCCACTGTTCCCAACACGCAGTCCCCTGCCGCCCCTACATCAGTGCTTCGATCAGCCAAGAAGACCTTCATCCCAGGCCTACCCGTTCAGGGGCCTGCTGGTCTTGGCCTGACCCAGATCTTTGCTGGCACTATGGACGATAGTCAGATGGACTCTGCCAATGGCCCGACCCAATCCATGATGCCCGACTTCGACCACTTCCCGGATTCCAACTTCTCAGCTACCATGGACGAGCCGATGGAAGACATGATTATGGATAGTCAGAAGGACGACACACAAAAGACAACCCAGGGCGTTGCACTCAACTTTTCCCAATCTCAGATGCGTGGCCTTGACAGCTTGCTGCGAGAGGAGAGCACACAGCTTTCTGAGATGATCGAGCTATCCCAGGATGGTGGTCTTCAGGACCACACTCCCCTGAAGGACAGATTCATTGAAGTCCCTGTCTCAACTGTCGATACTGTGATGGCTGATGCTGAGGAAGCTGGCCCAGACTCGCCTCTGGTTCGCCGCGGACGTCTTCGTCGCAGGATGGAGACTCCTCTACGCATCGAAGAAACACCGGAGCCTACAGCCGCTGAGAAAACCAACACTGCCTtcagcaagctcaaggagggcgcggagaaggaaaagaagcgcaaggcccAAGAAGCGTTCAACcacaagaagagcaaggccaaggaaatGGTTGAGGAGCAGGCCGAGGAATCTGAGGATGAGTACGCTGGTCTCGGTGGTGCGGACGGTGAGGATAGTGACAACGAATCTGTCGCCTCGCTCAAGGAGATTATCGACGATGCTGCCGGAAACGAcgtcgacgaggccaagCTTGCCGCTTTCTATGC TGATCGCGAGCGTGCAGAGGATGAGAAGCAGGTTGAAAAGCTTTTCAAGGACATCACGACTGGCATGCTTCGCCGCAAGCGTGGTGCAGGCTATGATCTTGATGATTcggacgacgatggcgaggCCCGCAGGCGCATGAAGCGGCGCCAGTTTGCAAAGATGCAGAAGGCACTGTTTGCCGATGAGCGTGTGAAGAAGATTGCCGAGAACCCTGGTAACCAAGCGTTCCTGCGAACCATTGAAGATCGGGGCAGTGACGATGAGATGGACTTTTTGGATGCCCCAGAGGAACCAAACGAGTCATCACAGCAGTCCCAGTCTCAGGAGGAAGACAGCAACACATCCAACACTGTCCCTGATAGCCAGCCACGAAAGACACTTGGCTCTGCGGACAACCGACCTCCTGCCCACATGCGAAGAaccaaggatggcaagaAGCCTTCTAACATTGGCGAAGTCCGTGAGACTCTTTCCAACCTTCTGGAGGAGCCTCACGGGTCGGTCATTCCCGCTACCGAGGTTGGGTCGGACAGTGAgggtgaagaagaagctgctccTCATGGCCACAGTGAGAAGGAGAATGATGGACCCAATCCCCGCCGCGGCCGCGTTGCCGTCGTTGACAGGATTAGTCTCAAGCGCAACAACTCATCGTCGGTCAGCACTGGGCGTATGGCATTTGGGTCGTCCTCGACATCTTCATTCAAGGTGCCTGCCCTACTTCGCCGTGCGACAACCAACTCGCTCGTTTCAGGGTCAACTTCCACAACAAGCTCTGGAACTTCTACACCAACAAGCGGgtttggagaagaagccaagatcaagaagggtGCCACCAAGAAGAGTGGCGTGCACGCCTTCGCTCGTGATAGTGAGAGAAGGGCGAAGCTGGAGGAGAGTGAgcggaggagagaggagagaaaggTCAAGGGTGCCGAGAGGAGAATTGGCGTTGTGGGCGGTCTACTGGGCAGAGGAACTTTTGAGTAA